One Hippoglossus hippoglossus isolate fHipHip1 chromosome 5, fHipHip1.pri, whole genome shotgun sequence genomic window carries:
- the LOC117760901 gene encoding metalloproteinase inhibitor 4-like: MAVSQERIVCLGLWVLLLLGAGMEVAVEGCSCHPAHPQQLFCSAEIVIRAKISGEKIVSPSNSSSPYMKMIQYEIKMIKMFKGFDKAKDIQYVYTPVFSSLCGVKLDYNNKAGYLLSGSMWSDGRISIGQCDLVESWDNLSLSQKKNLNYRYQMGCECRINTCYTVPCASTGENECLWTDWLLDNSLNGEQARQYACIRRSDTTCSWYRGGPPPEKDFLEMSDP; this comes from the exons ATGGCTGTGTCCCAAGAGCGGATTGTGTGTCTGGGGCTCTGGGTGCTCCTTTTGCTCGGTGCAGGCATGGAGGTAGCAGTGGAGGGATGTAGCTGCCACCCAGCACACCCACAGCAGCTATTCTGCAGCGCTGAGATCG TGATAAGGGCAAAGATCTCCGGGGAGAAGATAGTGTCACCTAGCAACAGCTCCTCACCTTACATGAAGATGATCCAATATGAAATCAAAATGATCAAG ATGTTCAAAGGTTTCGATAAGGCCAAGGATATCCAGTATGTGTACACTCCAGTCTTCTCCTCACTGTGCGGAGTCAAACTGGACTACAACAATAAAGCAGGGTACCTTCTCTCAG GGAGCATGTGGAGCGATGGGAGGATTTCTATTGGCCAATGCGACCTGGTCGAGTCGTGGGACAACTTATCACTGTCACAGAAGAAGAATCTCAACTACAGATACCAGATGGGCTGTGAATGCAGA ATCAACACTTGTTATACGGTGCCGTGTGCGTCTACGGGAGAAAACGAGTGCTTGTGGACTGACTGGCTGCTGGATAACAGCCTTAACGGGGAGCAGGCTCGGCAGTACGCCTGCATCCGCCGCTCCGACACGACCTGCAGCTGGTACCGGGGTGGACCCCCGCCTGAGAAAGACTTCTTGGAGATGAGTGACCCCTGA